A region from the Acidimicrobiales bacterium genome encodes:
- a CDS encoding TetR/AcrR family transcriptional regulator, with product MGYSAQGTRLNRRGLESRRLILDVAIRCLAERGPESANVNLIAREAGVTWGTVQHHFGDTDGVWAALLEHAHQESRETFPRRSAVSAALRPRVASVVNAIWAAYDQPTVQAVMNLRLALPRDHDALAEAFPATAETLKAWDEGWSARWDTLFRDLVTSSTKLRRLQSLLPAALHGLYLTGQMPTFTDVEEGRKGLIDAITCYLQ from the coding sequence GTGGGTTACAGCGCTCAGGGCACGCGGCTGAACCGACGCGGGCTCGAATCGCGTCGACTCATCCTCGACGTCGCCATACGCTGCCTCGCCGAGCGCGGTCCCGAGTCGGCGAACGTGAACCTCATCGCCCGCGAGGCCGGCGTCACGTGGGGCACCGTCCAGCACCACTTCGGTGACACCGACGGGGTCTGGGCGGCGCTGCTCGAGCACGCCCACCAGGAATCCAGGGAGACGTTCCCTCGTCGATCGGCGGTCTCGGCCGCCCTGCGCCCGCGGGTGGCCTCCGTGGTGAACGCCATCTGGGCCGCCTACGACCAGCCGACGGTGCAAGCCGTGATGAACCTGCGGCTCGCCCTCCCGCGCGATCACGACGCCCTGGCCGAGGCGTTCCCCGCGACTGCGGAGACCCTCAAGGCCTGGGACGAGGGTTGGAGCGCGCGCTGGGACACGTTGTTCCGCGACCTGGTGACGTCGAGCACGAAGCTCCGTCGCCTCCAGAGCCTCCTACCGGCTGCGCTCCACGGGCTCTACCTCACCGGTCAGATGCCGACGTTCACCGATGTCGAGGAAGGTCGCAAAGGGCTGATCGACGCGATCACCTGCTACCTGCAATAA
- a CDS encoding AMP-binding protein, whose protein sequence is MRLQEPTETSFGRRSTEFAQSRPDEIDLVIVRRDGSEVGMAWGVLESRANQIARMLEGLGVTQDSVVALALPTCVEHVYASLAAWKLGAVVAPLRHDLPQWEMDRLVDAAGPAVLVSDVHAAPGPVVGRQALAATTSLPDHALPDRVATHVSLLPSGGSTGTPKLILHPSRGVVDDNPMAAALSADAGVEERTLVNSPLYHGPGFQFVAPRILEGKRVFVMERFDAALAARVIEEKQITYTLMVPTMLQRIAQLDDVGPANFASLRRLVYGGASIPEWVVDRWLELVPPHVFWFSYGSSEHIGLCMMTGEEWADHRGSTGRPVGMEVSIRDEAGNEVPAGTIGEIHQRPPDGQRTFEYVGAPTPEPTADGYYTIGDLGWVDADGYVYIADRRKDLIITGGANVYPAEVETALSEHPAVGDQVVVGVPDPEWGRRVHAIVEPADPNHPPAVDDLRTWCKARLAAYKVPKTYEVVPKLERTDAGKVNRTRLSATRSDVGFGAS, encoded by the coding sequence ATGAGACTTCAGGAACCCACGGAGACGTCGTTCGGTCGGCGATCGACCGAGTTCGCCCAGTCACGACCAGACGAGATCGACCTGGTGATCGTCCGGCGCGACGGTTCCGAGGTGGGGATGGCATGGGGCGTCCTCGAGTCGAGGGCCAACCAGATCGCCCGGATGCTCGAAGGTCTCGGTGTCACGCAGGACTCGGTCGTCGCCCTGGCGCTGCCGACGTGCGTCGAGCACGTCTACGCATCTCTCGCCGCCTGGAAGCTCGGAGCGGTCGTGGCCCCGCTACGCCACGACCTGCCCCAATGGGAGATGGACCGGCTGGTCGACGCGGCCGGCCCTGCGGTGCTCGTGTCGGACGTCCACGCAGCTCCCGGCCCGGTCGTCGGTCGCCAGGCGCTCGCGGCCACGACCTCGTTGCCGGATCACGCCCTCCCCGATCGCGTCGCGACCCACGTCAGCCTGCTGCCGTCCGGCGGCTCGACCGGCACCCCGAAGCTGATCCTCCATCCCTCCCGAGGCGTGGTCGACGACAATCCCATGGCTGCTGCGCTCTCGGCCGACGCGGGTGTGGAGGAGCGAACCCTGGTCAACTCGCCCCTCTACCACGGTCCGGGATTCCAGTTCGTCGCGCCCCGCATCCTCGAAGGCAAACGGGTCTTCGTGATGGAGAGGTTCGACGCCGCCCTCGCCGCACGGGTGATCGAGGAGAAGCAGATCACCTACACGCTGATGGTGCCCACCATGCTGCAACGGATCGCCCAGCTCGACGACGTCGGTCCGGCGAACTTCGCGAGCCTCCGGCGGCTGGTCTACGGCGGCGCGAGCATCCCGGAGTGGGTGGTCGACCGATGGCTCGAGCTGGTGCCACCCCACGTCTTCTGGTTCAGCTACGGCTCGAGTGAGCACATCGGGCTCTGCATGATGACCGGCGAGGAGTGGGCCGACCATCGTGGCTCGACCGGGCGACCGGTCGGGATGGAGGTGAGCATCCGCGACGAGGCCGGCAACGAGGTGCCCGCCGGCACGATCGGCGAGATCCACCAGCGCCCGCCCGACGGCCAGCGCACGTTCGAGTACGTCGGGGCACCGACCCCCGAGCCGACCGCCGACGGCTACTACACCATCGGCGATCTCGGCTGGGTCGACGCCGACGGCTACGTCTACATCGCGGACCGACGCAAGGACCTGATCATCACCGGCGGGGCCAACGTGTACCCCGCGGAGGTGGAGACGGCCCTGAGCGAGCACCCGGCCGTCGGCGACCAGGTGGTCGTCGGCGTGCCCGACCCTGAGTGGGGCCGGCGGGTGCACGCGATCGTCGAGCCCGCCGACCCGAACCACCCACCGGCAGTCGACGACCTCCGCACCTGGTGCAAGGCACGGCTGGCCGCCTACAAGGTCCCGAAGACCTACGAGGTCGTCCCGAAGCTGGAGCGGACCGACGCCGGCAAGGTGAACCGCACCCGGTTGAGCGCCACCCGGTCCGACGTGGGTTTCGGGGCCTCGTAG